The Candidatus Nanosynbacter lyticus genome window below encodes:
- a CDS encoding SGNH/GDSL hydrolase family protein — translation MHKTTILCFGDSNTFGQRPDTNARYDESVRWPRRLGALLADETRQYYVIEEGLGGRPD, via the coding sequence ATGCACAAGACAACCATCCTCTGCTTTGGTGATTCCAACACCTTTGGGCAGCGGCCCGATACGAACGCGCGATATGACGAGTCAGTGCGCTGGCCACGGCGACTGGGGGCGCTGCTAGCGGATGAGACACGCCAATATTATGTCATTGAGGAGGGGCTGGGCGGTCGGCCGGACTGA
- a CDS encoding GDSL-type esterase/lipase family protein codes for MSLRRGWAVGRTDLDHPNPAKPSRNGWMYFPPCLASHQPDIAIIMLGTNDAQICHQRPVEAIVTALARYVTYCHESDVTPLLVAPLIPDPTGLFNEAIVPRSAWHFDDTAVATLTALPEKIRTYAAKHGVAFFDANTYAEAGVDGLHWTAAGHERFARAIAQMIHEIA; via the coding sequence ATGTCATTGAGGAGGGGCTGGGCGGTCGGCCGGACTGACCTTGATCATCCTAACCCAGCCAAGCCGTCGAGAAATGGCTGGATGTACTTTCCGCCGTGCCTGGCCAGTCATCAGCCCGACATCGCCATCATCATGCTGGGAACAAACGATGCCCAGATTTGCCACCAGCGACCAGTTGAGGCGATCGTGACGGCACTGGCGCGCTACGTCACGTATTGTCACGAATCAGACGTCACACCGCTGCTGGTTGCGCCGCTCATTCCAGACCCTACTGGGCTGTTCAACGAGGCAATCGTACCGCGATCGGCGTGGCACTTTGATGATACAGCCGTGGCGACACTAACTGCACTGCCTGAAAAAATCCGAACTTATGCCGCCAAGCATGGTGTTGCGTTTTTCGACGCCAACACATATGCCGAGGCCGGTGTAGACGGGTTGCACTGGACAGCAGCAGGTCACGAGCGATTTGCCCGAGCAATCGCCCAGATGATACACGAAATAGCATAG
- the ftsH gene encoding ATP-dependent zinc metalloprotease FtsH has product MAGKTPKNTKKGVGQVARLGLFWAIIVFLGLAVYAALSPNSNLKNVALTDVVRRANAGEIAKIDIQGNDLKITPKGQKQPTEKSVKESGSTIYEQGLNKDAKVEINVLPPSQTGEVLWSLTVTIVPVVIIVIFFMFMMRQAQGQNNQAMGFGKSKARLYGEDKEKIVFEDIAGNDNAKQDLQEVVDFLKHPKKYKELGAKIPKGVLLVGNPGTGKTMLARAVAGEAGVPFFSISGSEFVEMFVGVGASRVRDLFSKAKKNAPCIIFIDEIDAVGRKRGSGMGGGHDEREQTLNQILVEMDGFDGDTNVIVLAATNRADVLDPALLRPGRFDRRVTITLPERKDREAILKVHFKKKPTDETVDLDKLAAKTAGSSGADLANIANEAAIIAARRNKKKITNEELTEAFERVAIGPERKAKVMNDHEKELTAYHEAGHAIVGHVLPDSDPVHKVTIIPRGGTGGVTWFLPPEDKSYTNVYEFKDILARAMGGRIAEQIIYGDDGITTGAGSDLRKATEIARDMIIEQGMGKGLRDQVFHEDNGGLMFDKMTRERPYSDETAKLIDQEVSQLITEAKQRAMLVLKANRPFLDKLAEALLKDETLEEAAVDEILSGTKLPKEAKLHA; this is encoded by the coding sequence ATGGCAGGAAAGACGCCAAAGAATACTAAGAAAGGGGTCGGGCAGGTTGCTCGACTGGGGTTGTTTTGGGCAATCATTGTGTTTCTTGGGCTGGCAGTGTACGCGGCGCTGTCACCAAATAGCAATTTGAAGAATGTGGCGTTGACTGACGTAGTGCGCCGGGCAAATGCTGGAGAAATTGCCAAGATCGATATCCAGGGCAACGATCTGAAAATTACCCCCAAAGGCCAAAAACAGCCGACCGAGAAATCAGTCAAGGAATCCGGTAGTACGATTTATGAGCAAGGTTTGAACAAAGACGCCAAGGTTGAGATCAATGTTCTGCCGCCATCGCAAACCGGTGAGGTGCTGTGGAGTCTGACGGTGACGATCGTGCCGGTGGTGATCATCGTGATATTCTTCATGTTCATGATGCGCCAGGCGCAGGGGCAGAATAATCAAGCGATGGGCTTTGGTAAGTCAAAGGCACGGCTGTATGGCGAGGATAAAGAGAAAATTGTGTTTGAGGATATTGCTGGCAATGATAACGCCAAGCAGGATTTGCAAGAGGTTGTCGATTTCCTGAAGCACCCGAAAAAATACAAGGAGCTGGGTGCTAAGATTCCGAAGGGCGTCTTGCTAGTCGGTAATCCGGGTACCGGTAAAACTATGCTGGCACGGGCAGTGGCTGGTGAGGCAGGCGTGCCGTTCTTCTCGATTTCTGGTTCGGAGTTTGTGGAGATGTTCGTCGGCGTTGGGGCCAGCCGGGTGCGCGATCTCTTTTCTAAAGCTAAGAAAAATGCGCCGTGCATCATCTTTATCGACGAGATTGACGCGGTGGGCCGCAAGCGCGGCTCGGGTATGGGTGGCGGACACGATGAGCGCGAGCAGACCTTGAACCAGATTCTAGTGGAGATGGATGGCTTTGACGGCGACACTAATGTGATCGTGCTAGCGGCGACCAACCGAGCGGACGTGCTGGACCCAGCATTGCTGCGGCCGGGTCGGTTTGATCGGCGAGTGACAATTACCCTGCCGGAGCGCAAAGACCGCGAGGCGATTCTGAAAGTTCATTTCAAGAAAAAGCCAACCGACGAGACAGTTGACCTCGATAAATTGGCCGCCAAGACAGCTGGCTCATCGGGGGCGGATCTCGCTAATATCGCCAATGAAGCAGCAATTATCGCTGCACGCCGTAACAAGAAGAAAATTACCAACGAGGAGTTGACCGAGGCGTTCGAGCGGGTGGCTATCGGCCCAGAGCGCAAAGCCAAGGTGATGAACGACCATGAGAAGGAATTGACGGCGTATCATGAAGCTGGCCACGCCATCGTCGGTCATGTCTTGCCGGACTCCGACCCAGTTCACAAAGTGACGATCATTCCGCGCGGCGGCACCGGCGGTGTCACCTGGTTCTTGCCGCCAGAGGATAAGAGCTACACTAATGTTTATGAGTTCAAGGATATCTTGGCTCGGGCCATGGGCGGCCGAATTGCCGAGCAAATTATTTACGGTGATGATGGTATCACCACCGGTGCTGGCTCAGACCTGCGTAAAGCCACCGAGATTGCCCGTGATATGATCATCGAGCAGGGTATGGGTAAGGGCCTACGCGACCAAGTATTTCACGAAGACAACGGCGGGCTGATGTTTGATAAGATGACTCGCGAGCGGCCGTACTCGGATGAGACTGCTAAACTGATCGATCAGGAAGTGTCGCAGCTGATCACCGAGGCCAAACAACGGGCAATGCTGGTGCTCAAAGCCAATCGTCCGTTCCTCGATAAATTGGCTGAGGCGCTGCTCAAAGATGAGACATTAGAAGAAGCGGCGGTGGACGAGATTCTTTCGGGGACGAAACTGCCAAAGGAAGCAAAACTGCACGCATAA
- a CDS encoding Acg family FMN-binding oxidoreductase yields MTKKTGNIISLDDFKFLVKQAVKAPSGHNIQPWKFRRDGSVVEIHPDFDRKLPVVDPDNRELFVSLGCAAENLCLAAQTKGYKSTVSVGDTGDIAVTLTEGADVKSSPLFEQIDLRQTNRSIYTGEEIALDALKRLQAIRGEDGVSVHYYARQTKQFNDIEQYVLRGNTHQMQNEAFKAELKSWMRFNKKHQDQTLDGLSYAVFGAPNVPRWMAEPIMAMAINAKTQNKADREKIASASHLVLFTTRENSRREWVNLGRTLQRFLLTATELGIAHAYLNQPNEQPEIAAEMAKTLDLDGEYPTILLRIGYGKQQAYSKRRPVEDVIIED; encoded by the coding sequence ATGACGAAGAAAACAGGAAACATTATATCATTAGACGATTTTAAGTTTCTAGTTAAGCAGGCAGTCAAAGCACCGTCAGGGCACAATATTCAGCCTTGGAAATTCCGTCGCGACGGGTCAGTGGTGGAAATTCATCCTGATTTTGACAGGAAGCTACCAGTAGTCGACCCTGACAACAGGGAGCTATTCGTGAGTCTGGGCTGTGCGGCTGAGAACCTCTGCTTGGCAGCGCAAACTAAGGGCTATAAATCTACCGTTTCGGTTGGTGATACGGGAGATATCGCAGTTACACTCACGGAAGGAGCGGACGTCAAGTCCAGTCCACTGTTTGAGCAGATAGATTTACGGCAGACCAATCGTAGTATTTATACTGGCGAGGAAATCGCGCTAGATGCGCTAAAGAGACTGCAGGCGATTCGCGGTGAAGATGGAGTGTCGGTTCATTACTATGCGCGTCAAACTAAACAGTTTAATGATATTGAACAATACGTTCTTCGGGGGAATACGCATCAAATGCAAAATGAGGCGTTTAAGGCTGAATTGAAAAGCTGGATGCGATTTAACAAAAAACATCAAGATCAAACACTTGATGGGCTGAGCTATGCCGTGTTTGGTGCGCCTAATGTGCCGCGCTGGATGGCTGAGCCAATCATGGCGATGGCTATCAATGCTAAGACGCAGAATAAGGCTGATCGCGAAAAGATAGCATCGGCTTCTCATCTGGTTCTTTTTACGACAAGAGAAAATAGTCGGCGCGAATGGGTGAACTTGGGTCGGACGCTGCAGCGTTTCTTGCTGACTGCCACGGAGCTTGGGATCGCTCATGCCTATCTAAATCAGCCGAACGAGCAGCCAGAAATTGCCGCAGAAATGGCAAAAACTCTTGATCTTGATGGGGAATATCCAACTATTTTGCTGCGCATTGGCTATGGCAAGCAGCAGGCCTATTCCAAACGTCGACCTGTTGAGGACGTTATTATAGAGGATTGA
- a CDS encoding YdcF family protein → MPRSQLTLTDQDWHHLQVLWEYLCVESRLPARADAIVIGGAGAMIDSAERAAELYHAGISSWIVVSGFANPYHGATETEATLLGRRLQRLAVPKSAILFEHQAANTGENITRSAQLLAGAAIQAEDIILIHKPYMTRRFLATAEAQWPHPRPRLYVTSQPTTVEAYYQLYEVTYGSAAMMLTLMLGDYERIKSYPDKGFSTPQPPSTSADTAWRALVARGFLPKAQ, encoded by the coding sequence ATGCCGCGTAGCCAGCTAACCCTCACCGATCAAGACTGGCATCACCTCCAGGTATTGTGGGAGTATCTTTGCGTTGAGAGTCGGCTGCCGGCGCGGGCGGATGCTATCGTGATCGGCGGTGCGGGAGCTATGATCGATAGTGCCGAGCGAGCGGCCGAGTTATATCATGCGGGCATTAGCTCATGGATTGTGGTGTCGGGATTTGCTAATCCCTATCATGGGGCGACAGAAACCGAAGCGACACTGCTGGGGCGACGACTCCAACGTTTGGCGGTGCCGAAATCGGCAATCCTGTTTGAACACCAAGCCGCTAATACCGGCGAAAATATCACTCGTTCGGCTCAGTTGCTGGCGGGGGCGGCGATTCAGGCTGAGGATATCATTTTAATCCATAAACCGTATATGACGCGTCGATTTTTGGCAACCGCCGAGGCTCAGTGGCCGCACCCGCGGCCGCGACTGTATGTGACTAGTCAGCCGACAACAGTAGAGGCATATTATCAGTTATATGAGGTAACCTATGGCAGTGCCGCCATGATGTTGACGTTGATGCTAGGCGATTATGAGCGAATAAAGAGCTATCCCGATAAGGGATTTTCAACGCCGCAGCCACCATCCACCTCGGCGGACACGGCTTGGCGGGCGCTCGTAGCGCGCGGTTTTTTGCCGAAGGCGCAGTGA
- a CDS encoding GTP-binding protein has translation MKPLTSIRNFCIIAHIDHGKSTLADRMMEMTGTVEKREMKSQLLDSMDLEREKGITIKLAPVRMKYHYRQPAAITSSQSNVAGNASDRAIDSSEGLPLAGSYDLNLIDTPGHVDFSYEVSRSLQACEGAVLVVDASQGIQAQTLANVYLAMEQDLIIIPALNKVDLPAADVPRVSKQVINLLGCDESEIIHISAKTGQNVDQVLAAIVERIPAPTSPLAVEHPDVALADLPTRALIFDSYYDDYRGVILYVRLVDGQIKKGEAIHMMATSANGLALEVGHLSPGMIPDPSLDTGEIGYIVTNLKTTREARVGDTVTLKKPRAYTCRVAS, from the coding sequence ATGAAACCGCTGACCAGTATTCGTAATTTTTGCATCATTGCCCACATCGACCACGGCAAGTCGACGCTGGCGGATAGGATGATGGAGATGACGGGGACGGTGGAGAAGCGCGAGATGAAGTCGCAGCTGCTGGATAGTATGGATTTGGAACGTGAGAAGGGGATTACGATTAAGCTCGCGCCGGTGCGGATGAAGTATCACTACCGCCAGCCAGCGGCAATCACTTCCTCTCAATCGAATGTCGCAGGCAACGCCAGCGACAGGGCTATCGATTCATCGGAAGGATTGCCACTAGCTGGGTCTTACGACCTTAACCTCATCGACACACCTGGCCATGTCGATTTTAGCTATGAGGTGTCGCGTAGTTTGCAGGCCTGCGAAGGGGCGGTATTGGTGGTTGACGCTAGCCAGGGTATTCAGGCGCAGACGCTGGCGAATGTGTACTTGGCGATGGAGCAGGATTTGATAATTATCCCAGCGCTGAACAAAGTTGATTTGCCGGCTGCCGATGTGCCACGGGTGTCCAAGCAGGTGATTAATCTGCTGGGCTGCGATGAAAGCGAGATTATTCATATTTCCGCCAAAACCGGGCAGAATGTCGATCAAGTTTTGGCGGCGATCGTTGAGCGAATCCCGGCGCCGACTTCGCCACTGGCGGTCGAGCATCCTGATGTTGCGTTGGCTGATCTCCCAACTCGGGCGCTAATTTTTGATAGTTATTATGATGATTATCGCGGCGTGATTTTGTACGTGCGGCTGGTGGATGGTCAGATCAAAAAGGGTGAAGCGATTCATATGATGGCGACCAGTGCGAATGGGTTGGCATTGGAGGTTGGCCATCTCAGTCCCGGTATGATCCCCGACCCGTCGCTGGACACTGGCGAAATTGGCTACATCGTCACCAACCTGAAAACCACCCGTGAAGCGCGGGTGGGCGATACGGTGACGTTGAAGAAACCAAGAGCGTATACATGCCGCGTAGCCAGCTAA
- the tilS gene encoding tRNA lysidine(34) synthetase TilS: protein MRRLIAVSGGVDSVVLLDSVVRHGQDEIAVAHFDHGIRAESAADARFVAGLARRYKVPYVTRREELGATASEDTARQRRYQFLFDAAARWGGRVTTAHHQDDVIETIALNLQRGTRWRGLAVMGDQRIERPLLEWTKHDIYDYALRHRLEWVEDATNQSDAYLRNQLRRQLQAKLTDEQRAILGQLWRQQWQLHRAIDRETLRLSPRLSSRYFWTHIPIEPACELLHREVQRLTGVSLLSAQLDRLLIAIKTGRAGTVWQPAGGVRVKLSVESVTIKRVTR from the coding sequence ATGAGGCGACTGATTGCGGTATCGGGTGGAGTGGACAGTGTGGTGCTCCTCGACAGTGTAGTACGGCATGGGCAGGATGAGATAGCAGTGGCTCACTTTGATCATGGAATTCGGGCAGAATCGGCGGCTGATGCGCGGTTTGTGGCGGGGCTGGCGCGCCGGTATAAGGTGCCATATGTTACGAGGCGTGAGGAGTTAGGCGCGACAGCCAGTGAGGATACGGCACGTCAGCGGCGGTATCAATTTCTCTTTGACGCGGCGGCACGGTGGGGTGGACGGGTGACGACGGCCCATCACCAGGATGACGTGATTGAGACGATAGCGCTCAATCTGCAGCGTGGTACGCGCTGGCGGGGTTTGGCGGTGATGGGTGATCAGCGGATCGAGCGGCCGCTATTGGAATGGACGAAGCACGACATATATGACTACGCGCTGCGCCACCGGCTGGAATGGGTAGAGGACGCGACGAATCAATCAGACGCTTATCTACGTAATCAGCTGCGCCGACAGCTGCAAGCGAAATTGACCGACGAGCAGCGCGCAATACTTGGTCAGTTATGGCGCCAGCAGTGGCAGCTACACCGAGCAATTGACCGAGAGACATTGCGGCTGTCACCACGCCTCAGTAGTCGTTATTTTTGGACGCATATTCCGATTGAGCCAGCGTGTGAGCTACTCCACCGAGAGGTGCAGCGACTGACTGGTGTGTCGCTGCTCTCAGCACAGCTGGATCGACTGCTGATCGCCATCAAAACTGGCCGCGCAGGAACGGTGTGGCAGCCGGCCGGCGGTGTGCGGGTGAAATTATCCGTAGAAAGTGTTACAATAAAACGAGTGACTCGCTAG
- the murJ gene encoding murein biosynthesis integral membrane protein MurJ produces the protein MGRVRNVVNKINQRLTVKLAATILASSMLLSSLLGLLRDRFLNAAYFPNEKAHLAGYPVGLDAYTAAFMVPDFMFAILVSGALSVTFIPVFNERWIKGNKQSAWQISSSMINLMALVTLVTSVLIIIFADPLMKYLIAPGLSEAGHALAVSMMRVIAVNPLIFAVAAVIASIQQAVGRFTFYALAPMLYNVGIIIGTLWFTNGINLFGWQIFDGGIMGVALGVVLGSVLQLIVSAVGLIGLGFDYDFKIYWRNRGFRKVLSLLPARSIDQGMDYVVSLAEVNLASRMGDGIIRRYNQALTLHMMPINLIGVAISNAAFPQLTERLASERPDLFRRDLRSFLRTVIWMIIPICVVTFFARGYVVHFINNNGDPVMANILGCLVMAILFRTVYHMVARGFYAQQDTKTPMYVSIFAIVLNVALAVILGYYAKLGPYGLAWAQSIVAFVEVVILCVILGRRMPQLFDATFVKAVAKMALAAVPLAVACYVSVLVIPFRASDDSFLGALPKFGAITIFNFVVYGALSKWLKLPEIDPVLARMKRLLFSRFDMSKLRR, from the coding sequence ATGGGGCGCGTTCGTAATGTTGTCAACAAGATCAATCAGCGGCTGACAGTCAAGTTAGCCGCCACGATTTTAGCGAGCTCGATGTTGCTGTCAAGCTTGCTGGGGCTGCTGCGCGATCGCTTTTTGAATGCGGCGTATTTTCCCAACGAGAAGGCTCACTTGGCTGGCTATCCAGTCGGGCTGGACGCCTATACGGCGGCGTTCATGGTGCCGGATTTCATGTTTGCGATTTTGGTGTCGGGGGCGCTGAGCGTTACCTTCATACCGGTATTTAACGAGCGCTGGATCAAGGGCAACAAGCAATCAGCCTGGCAAATTAGTTCGAGCATGATCAATCTCATGGCGCTGGTGACGCTGGTGACGAGCGTTCTAATCATCATTTTTGCTGATCCGCTGATGAAATATCTGATCGCGCCGGGGCTAAGCGAGGCTGGTCACGCATTGGCGGTCAGTATGATGCGAGTGATCGCGGTAAATCCGCTGATCTTTGCGGTGGCAGCGGTGATTGCTAGCATCCAGCAAGCGGTCGGTCGCTTCACCTTCTATGCGCTGGCGCCGATGCTGTACAATGTCGGGATTATCATCGGTACGTTGTGGTTCACCAACGGCATCAACCTGTTCGGCTGGCAAATTTTTGACGGCGGCATTATGGGCGTGGCGCTTGGCGTGGTGCTCGGATCGGTGCTGCAGCTCATCGTCAGTGCGGTCGGGCTAATCGGACTCGGTTTTGATTATGATTTCAAGATTTATTGGCGCAATCGCGGCTTTCGTAAAGTTTTGTCGCTGCTGCCGGCGCGCTCGATTGATCAGGGAATGGATTATGTGGTCAGCCTAGCCGAAGTTAACTTGGCGTCGCGGATGGGTGATGGTATTATTCGTCGTTATAATCAAGCATTGACACTACACATGATGCCGATCAACCTCATCGGCGTTGCTATTTCCAACGCTGCCTTTCCGCAGCTAACTGAACGCCTCGCCTCGGAGCGTCCGGATCTATTTCGTAGAGATCTGCGGTCATTCCTCAGGACGGTGATTTGGATGATTATCCCGATTTGTGTGGTGACGTTTTTCGCGCGTGGCTACGTGGTGCACTTTATCAATAATAACGGCGATCCGGTTATGGCGAACATTCTCGGTTGTCTGGTAATGGCAATTTTATTCAGGACGGTGTATCACATGGTGGCGCGCGGATTTTATGCACAGCAGGATACCAAGACACCGATGTATGTGTCGATTTTTGCGATTGTGTTGAATGTGGCGCTGGCCGTGATACTTGGCTACTATGCGAAGCTTGGCCCGTATGGCCTGGCATGGGCGCAGTCAATTGTCGCCTTTGTTGAGGTGGTGATTTTGTGCGTCATTTTAGGTCGGCGCATGCCACAGCTGTTTGACGCGACGTTTGTCAAAGCGGTCGCCAAGATGGCGTTAGCCGCGGTGCCACTAGCAGTGGCGTGCTACGTCAGCGTGTTAGTAATTCCGTTCCGGGCCTCAGACGATAGCTTTTTGGGGGCGCTGCCCAAGTTTGGGGCGATTACGATTTTCAATTTTGTCGTGTATGGCGCGCTGTCCAAGTGGCTAAAGTTGCCAGAGATCGACCCGGTCTTGGCGCGAATGAAACGTCTGCTGTTTTCGCGATTTGATATGAGTAAGTTGAGGCGCTGA
- a CDS encoding helix-turn-helix domain-containing protein gives MERLGSIDHGKDFASSVEEIINQPLTVENVDTYAEDALDKLIQLVDEMVQAYKHQLTIWLDSSAESENAAFAYYGVEEIGGLLDHIADKAEQLMAIDTAIGQIESTGNVFVPPDDRSGPDAGMSETPHREWITRQPRLKILLFILANEFGIEPSGEALQIRRGEVGTVMMRQEPYHEVTIPPLERTVLICDAYGNGTFVFDTTRLPEEERAKLTAYTKTQLMEVMAQYPGCGAMVRCDDYFVPHLVGALADDLRQPVEMGRQRQGNYLSPRRMIEAMGGLTINGLADKLGVKYRVIATIATRLERDGCLGEVAKRDWCGKQKPVFTREQAELIEEVLKQKGMFNLPPPEGYLTLKALANVLGVSDMTIAKIARSLKEDGILSEGSWHRSPQVREFFSPEQQAVIIEKAHDRGLFAPPPPEGCIMVSAAMKRFGVCRKTIKNAMHSLGLQPSIYRFSCQKGRVKICEGLSREQVEAISDYFLKRGYMRPAPEGYLATSDLMNALHCGSPAFQKAIKVLNEVDPDFGEPLACRGRRANGVNSSIGYFYSPEQQAKIAETLKKIRQGAAR, from the coding sequence ATGGAGCGACTCGGTAGTATTGATCATGGCAAGGACTTTGCAAGCAGCGTAGAGGAAATTATTAATCAACCGTTGACGGTTGAAAATGTCGATACCTACGCTGAGGATGCCTTGGATAAATTGATCCAGCTGGTTGATGAGATGGTGCAGGCATACAAGCACCAGCTGACGATTTGGCTAGACAGTTCTGCTGAAAGTGAGAATGCGGCGTTTGCTTACTACGGTGTGGAGGAAATCGGCGGGCTGCTCGACCATATTGCCGACAAAGCGGAGCAGCTCATGGCTATTGATACGGCTATTGGCCAGATTGAATCGACTGGCAATGTCTTTGTGCCACCCGATGATAGGTCCGGACCTGACGCCGGTATGTCCGAGACGCCCCACCGTGAGTGGATTACTCGCCAACCACGGCTGAAAATACTGCTGTTCATATTGGCAAATGAATTTGGTATTGAGCCGAGCGGCGAAGCATTACAGATTCGTCGTGGGGAAGTGGGGACAGTGATGATGCGCCAGGAGCCATACCATGAGGTAACTATCCCACCACTCGAGCGGACGGTACTGATTTGTGACGCCTACGGCAACGGTACCTTTGTATTTGATACAACGCGGCTGCCAGAAGAAGAGCGTGCAAAGCTGACTGCATATACGAAAACACAGCTTATGGAGGTGATGGCACAGTATCCGGGCTGTGGTGCGATGGTGCGTTGTGATGATTACTTTGTTCCACACTTAGTGGGGGCATTAGCAGATGATCTGCGGCAACCAGTTGAGATGGGTAGGCAACGTCAAGGTAATTATTTGAGCCCTCGTCGAATGATTGAGGCAATGGGGGGCCTGACGATCAATGGGCTAGCAGATAAGCTCGGTGTGAAGTATCGTGTCATTGCGACCATTGCCACCCGGTTGGAGCGGGATGGCTGCTTGGGGGAGGTAGCCAAGCGGGATTGGTGTGGTAAGCAGAAACCAGTTTTTACTAGAGAGCAGGCCGAATTGATAGAAGAAGTACTTAAGCAAAAAGGTATGTTTAATCTACCGCCACCAGAAGGGTATCTGACGCTCAAAGCTCTCGCCAATGTTCTGGGTGTAAGTGATATGACGATAGCAAAGATAGCGAGGAGTCTTAAAGAAGACGGTATCCTGTCCGAGGGTTCATGGCATCGTTCTCCTCAGGTTCGTGAGTTTTTTAGTCCAGAGCAGCAAGCGGTGATCATAGAAAAAGCACATGACAGGGGATTGTTTGCGCCTCCACCCCCGGAGGGATGTATTATGGTAAGTGCAGCAATGAAGCGCTTTGGGGTGTGTCGAAAGACAATTAAAAATGCCATGCACTCATTGGGCTTGCAACCTTCAATCTATAGGTTTTCTTGTCAAAAGGGTCGGGTAAAAATTTGTGAAGGCCTTTCGCGGGAGCAAGTAGAGGCTATAAGTGACTATTTCTTGAAAAGAGGCTATATGCGCCCAGCTCCCGAAGGCTATCTAGCAACGTCAGACCTTATGAACGCTTTGCACTGTGGATCACCAGCGTTTCAGAAGGCGATTAAGGTTTTGAATGAGGTTGATCCTGACTTCGGGGAACCACTGGCATGTCGTGGCAGAAGGGCGAATGGTGTGAATAGCTCAATAGGTTACTTTTACAGCCCCGAGCAACAGGCGAAGATTGCTGAGACGCTTAAGAAAATTCGCCAGGGTGCGGCCCGCTGA